TTCTGTGTATGTAAAATAGTAGAGCATGCTATGAACTCtacaaaacaaaagtatgaACTTTCCTAAAGACCCTggatctagaaaaaaaaaatcactagtAAAACccaaaaatgttttgcaaccatcattaaatataaaattaagacTTATAAAGAACTTTGTTATGGCAATAAATTGATATGGCCAGGCTCAGAAAAATTCCCATGGTTGATTGAGggcaaaaataaagaaagatgtGCTTACTGTTGAACAAATACATGAACCTTTAAAAGAAGAACATTTTATTTCAGATCCTACAGGGTTTTCAGAGGAATGCCTAAAAATCCTTCAAACTTGTGCTTGAGAATATTTTGGGAAACAAGAAAGCAGATAACTATGAAGAATATTAAACAAGAGTTCTCTTAGCCTACCAGAAGCAACATGTTATTGAAGATTCACTTTTTGCACTACTTTGACTTTTTTCCTGATAACTGTGGTGCAGTTAGCAATCAACTTGGTAAATGCTTCCATCAGGACATAGCaacaatggaaaaaaataacttttaaacacaactttttgaaagcttttgcattaaacataatatatcagtttttttaatataaacaataaggTGATAGTTAAGTGATGTTTCAGAAATTAAGAGACCAAAAAGAAGTGAAAAAGTTggcatttgaataaaattaactttattaagaaaaaaatactttttcgaTTTCTTCATCTTGAATTTCCTTAGGAGGAACCATTTCAACAGCTGGTTCAATGTtagtttctaaaataaataaaaaaatattaaatacatacaGATAGCCTAGatgttaataaatgttaaacacTTACAAACACATTACTAACTGCCTCAAAAAATAACCtattaattcattaaaataaaataccatgACTTTCAACAACTTCATTTGCAGTTTCCATAGTTTCACCACTGGCTTGAAAGATAGGaggaatttctaaaaaaaaagtaaaataaaacatcatattaaaaaaaaaattactctatTAAACTGTTAAATATATACTTGAATCTTCTTCAGCTGGCATATTTGGTGGTATTTTTAAATGTGAGATGGAAAGATTACTGGTAAGGATCTTTAATGGTTTACTAGAATCTAACTCGTTTATAGTTAAAGACTTTGTTGGAAGACTcttagaatatatatttttgatagtaGCCTGAGACAGCGAGCTTTTTTTCTGTATCTGGAtagattgattttgtaaaatattctctttttcattttcttctaaacaaaaacaattaaaaactatttgctACTATTctaaaattcatattaaaatgaataatttaattcaaatgaatgaattatgaattttaaaaaaattacataactaataaaaactaattaaaatttgcaaaatctaaaaaaaaaagttataaagttataatatgtacaaaaatatatatattgaaaattactATCAATATGTTCATCTAAAACTTTTTCCACAGGAgagttatttaaacttttttcatgttCCATTTCTGaagatagttttttttttgatgatatttttttaataacttttgctTCTTCTACTTTAGGGTTTTGCATATTAACTTTGTTGTTTGAAGCAATGTTAGTCATgggtttttcaattattttaccGTTGTCAACTTTCGGATGTTGTTGATTGATTTTATTGCTTGAAACAACTTTAGTCATGTGCTTTTCAACAACTTTTGCTTCTTCAATTTGAGGTTCATACtgattgattttattgtttgaagcaactttattcatgtttttttcaacaatttttgctTCATCTATTTTAGTATCTTGTtgattgattttattgtttgaaGCAACTTTATTCATGCGCTTAAGAACAAACTCTGACTTGTGGTTTTTTTCTTCATCAGtacttgaaaaatttaaatcttccACTGCTGTTTTAACTAACTCTGAAATATCCTCGTGTGTTTTATTCAAGTTGTGATCATTTTTAACTTcttgtttttcttcatttaacatttttttctataaaacatcaaatttctaaaaacttttttgaaaatacaaaataaagttatggCTTTAACTAAAAAGTCTAATGACTTGTAATGGGAAATTCTAACAGGGGGATTTATCCTTTCCCGACATATTAAgattgcaaacatttttaaaaattacattaatacctttttatttttcttgaattttaaaGCCTTATgatgaattcttaaaaaaaacataaatgattGTTAAACCTTGAATAAGCAAAATATAAACACAAAtgttaagttaataattttatttttctattaactcaataaactattaaatgtaaaaaaacgaaatttttttataataaaattaactttttaataaattattaactgtAACAAAATGCAAATGCACCAAAGCATGCAAATCTAAATCTGAAAATACTGACTATTGACATCTCAGAAAAGTCAATACAAAATTAAGAATGATTTGAATAATGGTGAGTTAACTGAACTGCATAGAATATTAGTATTATCATCCCAAAAAAACTAAACCCAAGTTAATGAAGAATTAGATTACTGAAAATTTAGCTGTGAAACAAAGAAGTTTAAAGTGAAACATTGAAGTTGCCAGCAACAACTAATGTTGGcagttttatcataatttaggAAACTTAGATCCAACTAATAATGAACAACCTCAATCAATTAAATTTGGGAAAGTGATGGAGACTCCTAACAGGTTGTCATATTTTgttgacacaaaaaaaattaaaatgcaagaccggaatttttttttattacttgatagactgcctgccccaaacaaaccctcagtcaatgtagcagcactcccttgcaagtcagactataagatagtcgatgtatcagcacttccttgtagcagcaggctataagatagtcgatgtagcaacactctgcacatgatttacagtaaaaaaaataaaaacattctattaaaaaagaataaaaataaaaactgtttatatttttaaaaacactcagaatgtttttaaaaacattctggtcaataaaatttgtgttttttaaaaaaaatgattaatttccAATTAAATTAATGGTTTTAACTTTATGACAACACTGAAATGTTGGATGAAagtcaaaagtaattaaaagtgaca
This Hydra vulgaris chromosome 04, alternate assembly HydraT2T_AEP DNA region includes the following protein-coding sequences:
- the LOC105846916 gene encoding doublecortin domain-containing protein 2 isoform X2, giving the protein MNAQEREHRNHVNDVFSTRITIYRNGDLNFYGKKLVVNRKHIRTFNSFLDEVTRDTQAKVAVRSIRTPNHGTVVANLDRVENGGVYVAVGLEKFKHLPYKEIPTHDNLSLRHHLKPQAKPIPHNRIYASARYQKLAVSEPLCNRIILVYRNGDDLYPGKKLLLDKRLLENMDTLLQYITDKIKLTTGAVRSLHTLDGSVIKETSQLETGVKYVAVGYQKHFVKGIYLNESEPFNVSIKKIHHKALKFKKNKKKKMLNEEKQEVKNDHNLNKTHEDISELVKTAVEDLNFSSTDEEKNHKSEFVLKRMNKVASNNKINQQDTKIDEAKIVEKNMNKVASNNKINQYEPQIEEAKVVEKHMTKVVSSNKINQQHPKVDNGKIIEKPMTNIASNNKVNMQNPKVEEAKVIKKISSKKKLSSEMEHEKSLNNSPVEKVLDEHIDKENEKENILQNQSIQIQKKSSLSQATIKNIYSKSLPTKSLTINELDSSKPLKILTSNLSISHLKIPPNMPAEEDSKIPPIFQASGETMETANEVVESHETNIEPAVEMVPPKEIQDEEIEKENEVKLSIDG